ATCGACAGCCTGCGTACACCCGGCTTCTTCCCGGGCGTAAAGGTCGTATGGGTGCGCGAGAGCACGTTGTTCCTCTCGGGTGAAAAGCGCTCCGACGTCGCGGCCGCACTGTTCCGCGCCTGGGGTGAGGGGCGCGAGCCCGACGCAGCGGACAAGCTGCTCACGTTGGTCGCGCTTGCGGGATGGTCGGACGAGCAGTTCCGCGAGACCCGCTGGTCGAGCGTTGCCAAGAGCCGCGTACGTGAGGTGTTCGGCGGGGATCTGGAGGCGGGAGAGCTGGCCCAGCTCGATGCGGTGCACGCTGCATGTCTGGCGCGCGACCTCGGTGTGAGTGCCTACGGTGACGACAGCGCGGCGCTGTTGGAATTCCTCGACGCCGGCGTGTCGCCGCAAGCGGTCCTGTTGTTCACCGCGTCGGCCATCGATGCGCGCAAGCGCGTGTGCAAACGGCTGCGCGAAATTGGTGGGGTGGTCGATTTCAGTGCGGCGCGAGAGCGCAGCGGTGCCTTGAGCCGGGACACCGTGGAGGATCTGGTGCGCGAGGTCGTGGCGCAATTTGACAAACGGCTGGCGCCCGGATCTCAGGACCTCATCCTGCGGCGGGCCGGTACGGATCTCGCCGTGTTCGCGATGGAGTTGGAGAAGCTGTGCTTGTACGTCGGCGAGCGGCCGGCGATCACCGCGGACGATGTCCGCGCGGTGTTTCGCGACATGGGCGAATCGTGGATCTTCGATTTTACCGCCGCTTTGGCGAGTCGCCAGTTAGCCGAGGCCCTGCCACTGCTGCGGGGACTGATCCAGCAGGGCGAGCCGCCCTTGCGGCTGCTGGCCATGGTGGCACGCGAGGTGCGCCTCTTGTTGGTTGCCCGCGAGTGTCTGGCTGAGGCGCTGGGTGGCAAGTGGCGCCCGGACACATCGTTCAACGTCTTTCAAGCGCGCATCCTTCCGCAGGTGGACGCCGATACCCGCCAGGTCTTCGGAAACGCGCACCCCTTTGTCCTGTATCGCCGCTTCCAGGACGCGGCCCGCATCAGTGCCCGCACCTTGCGGGACGCTCTCGGGCAGTTGTCGGAGCTCGACATTCGGCTGAAATCCTCGCGGGGCGATCCGGCGATCCTGCTCGAGGCCTTTGTCATGGACTGGTGCGGCACGGACAGTGCGCCGCGTCAACGTGCCCGGGTCGCATGAGAAACATCTTTCGCCCCGTTGCAGGCCGTGTCGAGCCGGCAGCCTGGGCTTCGGCCAAAGTCCAGGCTGCCGGCGCTATCAGGGCAACCCTCCGCTTCGCGAAGGGTGACTTTCTTGCGGATGTAGTCGGTCTCCTGTTGCTGCTCCCGGTGGCGGTGATGAGTTTCGTACGCGACCGCTGCATCCAGTGGGCGGCCGCACTCGCGTACTACACGCTCATTGGTCTGGTGCCGCTGCTGATCGTCCTCTTCTCATTCATCAAGTGGCTCGGGCTGCACCGGTGGCTCACGCCGTTCATCGTCACCACCATCGGTGCCGGCTCACCGGAAGTGTCGCTGCAGATCGTCCGCTTCGTCGACCGCACGAACGTGAATGCGGTGGGTATGCTCAGTCTACTCGGAGCGATACTCGCGATTGTTGGGATATTGGGAAATGCCGAGCTCTGCTTCAATACCATTTGGGGTGGTCTTCCCGGCCGACCGTGGTGGGGGAAGGTGCGCGCGTTCATGGGCGTGGCGGTGGCCGCGCCCGTCATGCTGCTGCTAGCTTTGGCCGGCACCACGTTCTTCCGCCGCGGCACCACGGCCTGGGCCT
This genomic window from Candidatus Binatia bacterium contains:
- the holA gene encoding DNA polymerase III subunit delta produces the protein MREPSAVGQRHPEFAALLRAVAAGQQKPVYLFTGEPFETKPPAHALLDVLVPESRRSFNLEIYDGRTTSLSRVIDSLRTPGFFPGVKVVWVRESTLFLSGEKRSDVAAALFRAWGEGREPDAADKLLTLVALAGWSDEQFRETRWSSVAKSRVREVFGGDLEAGELAQLDAVHAACLARDLGVSAYGDDSAALLEFLDAGVSPQAVLLFTASAIDARKRVCKRLREIGGVVDFSAARERSGALSRDTVEDLVREVVAQFDKRLAPGSQDLILRRAGTDLAVFAMELEKLCLYVGERPAITADDVRAVFRDMGESWIFDFTAALASRQLAEALPLLRGLIQQGEPPLRLLAMVAREVRLLLVARECLAEALGGKWRPDTSFNVFQARILPQVDADTRQVFGNAHPFVLYRRFQDAARISARTLRDALGQLSELDIRLKSSRGDPAILLEAFVMDWCGTDSAPRQRARVA
- a CDS encoding YihY/virulence factor BrkB family protein gives rise to the protein MRNIFRPVAGRVEPAAWASAKVQAAGAIRATLRFAKGDFLADVVGLLLLLPVAVMSFVRDRCIQWAAALAYYTLIGLVPLLIVLFSFIKWLGLHRWLTPFIVTTIGAGSPEVSLQIVRFVDRTNVNAVGMLSLLGAILAIVGILGNAELCFNTIWGGLPGRPWWGKVRAFMGVAVAAPVMLLLALAGTTFFRRGTTAWAFFEQFYLGDAVLFVLRLSPYALLWVSFTMLYTVLPNRPVRLRSALVGAVVAGSLWQFAQWGYVTFVIKMVRYSAFYGALWQLPILLAWVYVAWSIILFGAEVCRVHQEEHETRLKSFRAAPQTPGTARAE